The following DNA comes from Chryseobacterium gallinarum.
TTTTGATAAAAAGATTGACCTTCAAAATGCATCAGAAAACACACAGAGAATATTTGCATTAAAAGAGGAGTATTTAAAAACCATTGACCAGGTTATTCCTTTTTTACAGGGTAAGACCCCCACTTTGGCAAGACAGATCTGCAGCATGAATTTTCTCCCGGAAGCTTCCCGTTTCAACCAATTGGATGATATGGAATTTGCATTCGGAAACATGGGTTTGCAAGATAAAGCCAAGCATTTGGCTACACTGTATTTAGAAGATATCTCAGATTATATTGTTGAAAATATTGACCCCGACTTTGGGTTCAGCCGATATGCAGAACGACTTGGTAAAAGCGCCAATTCCTTTGATGAATTATATTCAAAATTATCCGGAGAACAAACATTTATTGATGATTTTACACTGAAAATCCTTCGTGAGAAAATAGAAACTGTGCAGCCAAAACTGGTTTGTTTTTCTGTACCGTTTCCGGGGAATTTATACTCAGGGTTCAAATGTGCTCAATTTATAAAAAAGAATTACCCTCACATTAAAACCGCTATGGGCGGAGGCTTCCCCAATACTGAATTAAGAGAAGTAAAAGACCAGAGAGTTTTTGAATTTTTTGATTTTATTACCTTAGATGATGGTGAAGTTCCCCTTGAGCTTCTTTATGAAAATGTCTGCCATTTCAAACAAAGTGATGAGCCCCAATACAAAAGAACATTTTTAATTGAAAATCAGGAAGTTGTTTATAAAAACAATTCTAAGAAGCACGATTACAAGCAAGCTGAAATTGGTACTCCGGATTATACAGATTTAAAGCTGGATCAATATATCTCCGTCATTGAAATTGCCAATCCTATGCACAGTTTATGGAGTGACGGAAGATGGAATAAGTTAACTATGGCTCACGGCTGCTATTGGGGAAAATGTACTTTCTGTGATATTTCTTTGGATTACATTAGGATTTATGAGCCTATTTCCGCCAAAATTCTGGTAGACAGAATGGAGAACCTGATCAGAACCACCGGAGAAACCGGGTTTCATTTTGTAGACGAGGCCGCTCCACCGGCATTAATGAGAGAGGTGGCTCTGGAAATCCTTCGCCGGAATCTGGTGGTTACCTGGTGGACTAATATTCGTTTTGAAAAAAGCTTTACCCGGGATGTATGCTATCTGCTTAAACTTTCCGGATGTGTGGCGGTTTCAGGAGGATTGGAAGTTGCCAGTGACCGGTTGTTGAAGCTAATCGATAAGGGAGTTTCCGTAGAACAAGTGGCTAAAGTAACAAGAAACTTTACGGAAGCAGGAATTATGGTCCATGCCTATCTGATGTACGGCTACCCGACTCAAACCATTCAGGAAACTGTAGATTCTCTGGAAATGGTACGCCAGATGTTTGAAATGGGAATTCTTCAGAGTGGATTCTGGCATCAGTTTGCTATGACGGCTCACTCTCCTGTCGGTATCAGCCCCGATGATTTTGGAGTTATTCCGGTAAAGCAGGAAATTCAATTTGCCAACAACGATATAGATTTTAAAGATAAAACCGGAATCGATCACAATAAATTCAGCTTTGGTTTAAAAAAATCTCTCTTCAATTATATGCACGGAATTAATTTTGAATTACCGCTTCAGGAATGGTTCGATTTTAAAATTCCGAAAACAACTATTCATCCGGATTATATCCACGATTGTCTTCTGGATGACGAACAGTTCAATTTTAAAGGAAATTCAAAAATTATCTTTTTAACCAAAAACGTAATCGCTGAGAATCGTATAAAAAATAAAAAGAAATATCCCGGTAGCTATACTCTGCTCACGTTCCATTTAAAAACCAATATCGTAAAAGTGGAAGTGGAACAGGAAAAAGCGGAATGGCTGATGGCCATTCTGAAAGAAAATGCTATAGAAAATAATAAAAAATCTACGTTACAGCAGCTTAAAACCCAGTTTGAAGAGAGTTTTGAGGATTTTGAATTGTTCTGGTTTTCCAAGCCCATACAGCAATTGAAAGAAAATGGGGTAATTTTAAGTTTATAGATTTTTCCCAATTTTAATATTGTGATTTTCGGTTTTGGCTGAAGCCAGTTTGGAATTATCATATTATTAAGAACGGACTAAAGTCCGTTCCTATTGATGTTTATTATTAATTTTATAATATATGACAGCTTCTGTTGATGGCACTTATTGTTGATGTTAAAATTCCCGTAAGTTTTTTTTACTAATGGGTTCCTTCTTTTACAACAGGACCTACGGAAACTTTTTCCTGTATTTTAATAAAATTGGGATCCATAATAGCCATTCTTTCTGCAATAGCTTTATAGGTGGGATATTTCAATATAGATGCTCTTCCGGACATTTCCCTGTAAAGAGTAAAGCTTTTTCCTCCTGCTGTTTTAAGCTGTTTTGTAGTTGTGATGTATTTTCCGATATATTTACTTTTGGCATCGTAAATCTCAATATCTACAAAAGTTTTGTCCATAATTGTATCATCTGACCCGAAGCTCACCGGCAAATTGGTAAAATACCCTACAGGGACACCGTTGCTTAAAATTTCTCCTACTTTATTTACTTCAATATTCAGTTTATCAATCTTGGTTCTGATTGTATAGGCTTCTTTGGTTTTGGTATCCAGTTTTCTTTTAGGAACATTAGAAAAAAGTTCGTCCAGGGATTTGATATTAATTCCTTTATTATCTATGATTTTAAGTCCTTTTACAGAAGTATAAACGGCAGATTTCTCTTCACCTGAAAATGCTGAAGGTGAAATATAATCCAGTTCTATTACCTTATCCCTGTTATATACTCTATTGAGCTGTATGTAGCTGTCCCTGACAGAATCTACGATACTTTTATCAATAAACTTCATAGTATATAAAGGAGTTTCCTTTAAATCCATAAAAGTATACTCATTGGATTTGCCGGAAATCTTGGCTACCGGGATACCGTCTACATTGATAATTCCTCTTTTGGTTTTGATATTCTGGGCATTGAGGAATATTCCCAGAACTGTAAAGAATATGATTATACTTTTCTTCATAGAATCAGATTTTTACATGCATAAAAAAAGTGTAACACAAAGTTACACTTTCTTGAAAATATATTTAGCTTTTCATTTAATTATTCACAAAGGATAATTCCTTTATTATGATTAAATTCTACAACACCGCTTTTGATTGCATAAGCAAAAACAGAGTCTTTTCCGGATTCTTTAGTGAAGTTTTTAGCATAAGCTTCATCAATAGAATTAGCAAAAAGCTTTACATCACCTCCGATTAAAGAAGAAACGATTCCTGCGTGGTTTTTCATGATGTGAAACTCACCATTTTTTCCAGGCAATAATACCGAATCTACGTCTCCTTCAAAAACTACGTATTCTGGTGTTAAAATTTTTATATTCATTTTAATTTAGATTTGAAGATTTCAGATTTCAGATTTCAGACAACCTTAAAGTCTCATGTCTGTTATCTGCTATCTTTATGTCTAATTATATTAAGCGTTTTCAGCTAGCATTTTTTGTCCGGCTTCGATAGCTTCTTCGATAGTTCCTTTCAGGTTGAAAGCTGCTTCTGGTAAGTGATCCAATTCACCATCCATAATCATATTGAATCCTTTGATTGTATCTTTGATATCAACCAATGATCCCGGGATACCTGTAAACTGCTCTGCTACGTGGAAAGGCTGAGATAAGAATCTCTGAACTTTTCTTGCACGGTAAACAACTGATTTATCTTCTTCAGAAAGTTCTTCCATACCAAGGATTGCGATGATATCCTGAAGTGCTTTATATCTTTGAAGGATTTCTTTTACCCTTTGAGCACAGTTGTAGTGATCGTGACCAATAACTTCCGGAGCAAGGATTCTTGAAGTAGAAGCCAGTGGATCTACCGCTGGATAAATACCCAATGAAGCAATCTTTCTGTCAAGTACTGTAGTTGCATCCAGGTGGGCAAACGTAGTTGCGGGAGCCGGGTCAGTTAAGTCATCCGCAGGTACATATACCGCCTGTACTGAAGTAATGGAACCATTTTTAGTTGAAGTAATTCTCTCCTGCATCGCACCCATCTCAGAAGCAAGAGTCGGTTGGTAACCTACCGCTGATGGCATACGACCAAGAAGTGCAGACACCTCAGAACCAGCCTGTGTAAAACGGAAGATATTGTCTACGAAGAAAAGTACATCTCTACCTTGTCCGGTTTCACCACCATCTCTGTAGTATTCAGCTAATGTAAGACCAGAAAGGGCTACTCTCGCTCTTGCACCTGGCGGCTCGTTCATCTGTCCGAAAACGAATGCTGCTTTTGAATCTTTCATAGCTTCCAAGTCTACTTTAGAAAGATCCCAACCTCCATTTTCCATAGAGTGCATGAAATCATCACCATATTTGATAATTCCAGATTCCAGCATCTCTCTTAACAGGTCATTTCCTTCTCTCGTTCTTTCACCTACTCCGGCGAATACAGAAAGACCTCCGTGCCCTTTTGCAATATTGTTAATCAACTCCTGAATCAATACTGTTTTACCTACACCGGCACCACCGAACAAACCAATTTTACCTCCTTTTGCGTAAGGCTCAACTAGGTCGATTACTTTAATACCTGTAAATAAAACTTCTGCTGAAGTTGATAATTGATCAAATTTTGGAGCTGGTCTGTGAATTGGAAGACCACCTTCCTTAGAAATATCTTGAAGTCCATCGATAGCATCACCAACAACGTTGAATAGTCTTCCGTTTACTGCCTCACCGATTGGCATAGTAATAGGATTTCCAAATCCGATTACCTCTTGACCTCTCTTAAGACCGTCAGTAGCGTCCATTGCAATACATCTTACTGTATCTTCGCCAATATGTTGTTCTACCTCTAAAACTACTTTTTCACCGTTTTCTTTTGTAATTTCTAACGCGTCATAGATTGCTGGAACAGCTTCCACATCTGTAAAGACAACGTCGATTACCGGACCAATAATTTGAGAAATTTTACCTTTAATTTGGTTTGCCATTGCTAAATTTTTTCTTGGTGCAAATATAGTGATTCTTCATAAACCCGCAATTGGTAAAAAAAAGATTTTTATCATGCTTTTTTACAAATTTACCTATGCAGCAGTTTACTATCTGTCCAGCCTGTTTACCTGCAAAAATATTGATACATCGTTATATTGATAGATTGTTACATTATATCTATATTTGCAATCAAAATTTTTCCGTTTTGAAAGTTTTCAAGAATTTTACAGATTACTCCTCCCAAAAGCCTCTGGCACTATCTTTAGGTATGTTTGACGGGGTGCATCTCGGACACAAAAGCATCATCGACGAACTTATTAAAAGAGGTACAGAAAACAATCTGGAGACTGCTATCCTTACATTCTGGCCTCATCCAAGATTTGTTTTTAATCCTAATGAAGATTTAAAACTTCTGAATACACTGGAGGAAAAAAAGCAACTGGTTGAAAGATACGGCATTGATAATCTTTTTCTGAAAGAATTCGATGAAGAGTTCAGAAATTTAACCGGAGAAGAATTTGTACGTCAGATTTTAATTGACAAGCTGAATGTAAAATACCTTATTATCGGGTATGACCATTCTTTCGGCAAAAACAAAAGCGGAAATTTTGAACTCCTCCAAAAGTTATCCAAAGAACTTGATTTTGAAGTGGAACAGATGGAAGCTATCAATATTCATGAAAATAATATCAGCTCAACAAAGATCCGGAATGCCCTTTTAGCAGGAAAGATCCGGGAGGCCAATGAAATGCTGGGATACTCCTACTCTGTTTCAGGAACGGTAGTTCATGGTAAGAAAATCGGAAGGACTATTGGGTATCCTACAGCCAATATTGATACAGAATCAATTAAACTTTTGCCTAAAAAGGGAGCTTATATCGTAGAAGTTGATATAAAGGGACAATTCTACAAAGGAATGCTGAGTATTGGAACCAACCCTACGGTAAATGGTGAAAAACTTACGGTAGAAGTCTATATCCTTGATTTTGACAATGATATTTATGATGAAAAAATTACCGTGAGATTCAGGGATTTCCTTCATGATGAAATCAAATTTGAAGGAATTGAAAAACTAATTGAAAGGTTAGATGAAGATAAACGATTAACAGAAGGATTTAATTTCTAAATGAAAAGAGCTATTCAACAATGATGAATAGCTCTTTTTATTTATTTCAAAACTTTTAGGTAAACCTTCTGTGTTTCATTATTTAATTTTACATTAGGAAACTGCTTATCATAGTCAATAAATATATCTCCCTTTTCTCCTGCTTTTCCATTTCCATCGGAATCCCAGCTTATTGTCACATAATATTTAACAGGGCCTGCCGGTTTGGGATTGATTTTATTTTCTGCATTCTCAGGTACCGGCAAATCAATAGTAAAAGGAACTGATTTTTGCTCGTATTCCATTTCTGTAATCAATGTAGCAGGAGCATCTGCCAGCCTTTCATCAGCACCATACAAACTTACCTTAAGCTTAGGATTTTTAATCGTAAAATTTTCTGTTCCCGAAAATTCAATTTTCAGATTGTTTGAGGTTTCAGGATGAGCCACTGTTGGAGCCGGAGCCTTTTCATCAGGGCCAGGTTTTTGCGGGGGCTTGCTGCAGCTTGATAGCATCAATGTACCGGCTGCTATAAATACTAAAAGGTGATTTTTCATTTGTTCTTATTTTATTAATATTGTTCATCTATTTCACTAATTATTGATAACAAAATCCATACCTAAAGAGCAGATTTCATTGGATTATAAAGAATCATTAACAGCATTCTGGGCTTTTTTTGTCAAAGATTGAAAAACCAGCTCATAGGACTGATCAATAAGTTTAAGGATCAAATCTTTTTTTAATCCATCTACCATTACAGAGTTCCAATGAGTTTTATTCATATGATAGGCACCAGTAATCTGAGGGTATTGTTCCCGGAGTTCAGCACTCCATTCCGGATCTGTTTTCACATTAATTGATAACGGTTGTTTTTCAAGCCCCATCAGTAAAAACATTTTCGTATCTACTTTTAATACCAGTGTCTCATTATCGAAGGGGAAACTTTCCGTAACTCCTTTTTTGGTCAGACAATAATCTAAAATTTCGTTAGCATTCATGACAATAAGGGTAAGTAAGTGATTGTAAGTAATATTTGTAACGATAAATGATATTGAATAAAAATATTTAATCCTTTAATTCAAATTTAGTAAATTTAGAAGAGAAAAATAGTTTCACCAATTACAATATTATGAAAGCTTTGGTAATCGGCGCT
Coding sequences within:
- a CDS encoding B12-binding domain-containing radical SAM protein, translated to MKDLLLITPPFTQLNTPYPATAYIKGFLNTKNISSYQIDLGIDVILELFSKEGLQKVFDKKIDLQNASENTQRIFALKEEYLKTIDQVIPFLQGKTPTLARQICSMNFLPEASRFNQLDDMEFAFGNMGLQDKAKHLATLYLEDISDYIVENIDPDFGFSRYAERLGKSANSFDELYSKLSGEQTFIDDFTLKILREKIETVQPKLVCFSVPFPGNLYSGFKCAQFIKKNYPHIKTAMGGGFPNTELREVKDQRVFEFFDFITLDDGEVPLELLYENVCHFKQSDEPQYKRTFLIENQEVVYKNNSKKHDYKQAEIGTPDYTDLKLDQYISVIEIANPMHSLWSDGRWNKLTMAHGCYWGKCTFCDISLDYIRIYEPISAKILVDRMENLIRTTGETGFHFVDEAAPPALMREVALEILRRNLVVTWWTNIRFEKSFTRDVCYLLKLSGCVAVSGGLEVASDRLLKLIDKGVSVEQVAKVTRNFTEAGIMVHAYLMYGYPTQTIQETVDSLEMVRQMFEMGILQSGFWHQFAMTAHSPVGISPDDFGVIPVKQEIQFANNDIDFKDKTGIDHNKFSFGLKKSLFNYMHGINFELPLQEWFDFKIPKTTIHPDYIHDCLLDDEQFNFKGNSKIIFLTKNVIAENRIKNKKKYPGSYTLLTFHLKTNIVKVEVEQEKAEWLMAILKENAIENNKKSTLQQLKTQFEESFEDFELFWFSKPIQQLKENGVILSL
- a CDS encoding FoF1 ATP synthase subunit delta/epsilon; its protein translation is MNIKILTPEYVVFEGDVDSVLLPGKNGEFHIMKNHAGIVSSLIGGDVKLFANSIDEAYAKNFTKESGKDSVFAYAIKSGVVEFNHNKGIILCE
- a CDS encoding bifunctional riboflavin kinase/FAD synthetase, with product MKVFKNFTDYSSQKPLALSLGMFDGVHLGHKSIIDELIKRGTENNLETAILTFWPHPRFVFNPNEDLKLLNTLEEKKQLVERYGIDNLFLKEFDEEFRNLTGEEFVRQILIDKLNVKYLIIGYDHSFGKNKSGNFELLQKLSKELDFEVEQMEAINIHENNISSTKIRNALLAGKIREANEMLGYSYSVSGTVVHGKKIGRTIGYPTANIDTESIKLLPKKGAYIVEVDIKGQFYKGMLSIGTNPTVNGEKLTVEVYILDFDNDIYDEKITVRFRDFLHDEIKFEGIEKLIERLDEDKRLTEGFNF
- the atpD gene encoding F0F1 ATP synthase subunit beta; this encodes MANQIKGKISQIIGPVIDVVFTDVEAVPAIYDALEITKENGEKVVLEVEQHIGEDTVRCIAMDATDGLKRGQEVIGFGNPITMPIGEAVNGRLFNVVGDAIDGLQDISKEGGLPIHRPAPKFDQLSTSAEVLFTGIKVIDLVEPYAKGGKIGLFGGAGVGKTVLIQELINNIAKGHGGLSVFAGVGERTREGNDLLREMLESGIIKYGDDFMHSMENGGWDLSKVDLEAMKDSKAAFVFGQMNEPPGARARVALSGLTLAEYYRDGGETGQGRDVLFFVDNIFRFTQAGSEVSALLGRMPSAVGYQPTLASEMGAMQERITSTKNGSITSVQAVYVPADDLTDPAPATTFAHLDATTVLDRKIASLGIYPAVDPLASTSRILAPEVIGHDHYNCAQRVKEILQRYKALQDIIAILGMEELSEEDKSVVYRARKVQRFLSQPFHVAEQFTGIPGSLVDIKDTIKGFNMIMDGELDHLPEAAFNLKGTIEEAIEAGQKMLAENA
- a CDS encoding MmcQ/YjbR family DNA-binding protein; protein product: MNANEILDYCLTKKGVTESFPFDNETLVLKVDTKMFLLMGLEKQPLSINVKTDPEWSAELREQYPQITGAYHMNKTHWNSVMVDGLKKDLILKLIDQSYELVFQSLTKKAQNAVNDSL